The genomic segment AGCTGCCGGCCGCGGCGGGTTCAGCCCAATAGGTCACACCAGGCGACCAGTAGGGTCACTCGGCAGCAGGCGCCTCGGCCGTGCGCGAGCCAGCCACGCCGTGATGACGGGCAGAATCGTCATCTGCGCCACCGGCCAGAGCCCGACATCTACGATCGGCACGATGGGCATGAGCGCGTTGTAGGTCCATCTCCCATCGGCTAACGCCACGCGTTCCACTGCGACGGCACTGACAGCGCCAATCGCGGCGACCGTCGGAAGGCGCCACGCGGAATCTGGGCGTTGGATCGCACCCGCCACGCTGGTCCACAGGGCCAGCGTCCAGAGCGCGTCGGTCCCGGCCATCGGCAGGCAGTGTCGCAGGCGGTACAGAAACGGCCCCGTGGATTCTACGTACGCCGCAGCGTGGGTCGCCTCCCAGATCCAGTTGAGAAAGAACGCGACGACGAGGATCCGTAAGGCCTGCACGACCACGTCGCGCCGGCGTCGGCCGCTGTCTGGAATCGCCACGACGCGGTCACCCCTCAATCTGCATGGTCGACATCATGCCCAGGTCTTCGTGGTCGAGGATGTGACAGTGCTGAACCGTTGCGCCGACGAAGTCGGTGAATCGGATCCGAATCCGCTCCCGCCGGCGCGCGGGTACCACGATGCCGTCGAGCCAAGCCGGTTCTGGCTGACCATCCGCCCCAATCCGCTGGAAGGGGTTGGTATGCACATGCATCGGGTGATCCATGTCGGTGTTGTTGATGTACTCCCACTCCTCGATGTCGCCCAGGCGAACGCGGTCATCGATTCGCAGGTGGTCGAACTCACGTCCGTTGATTCGGAAGCGCATCCCCATGCCGCGGCCACGCACCATCCCCATGGTCTCGGACAGCACGAACGTGCGGCGCGCGCGTGCCGCCGGCAGATGTTCCACCTCGCCCAGCGCCTGCGGCACCTGCCGTTGTGACTCGGCACGCCCCTCGTAGACCACAGACGCAATCTCGAACGCGGTGCGCGCTCCCAACGTACCGCCCATCATGCCGGCCGAGCCCCGGTTGTAGGGAAGATTCATCAGCCGATAGACGCCAGTCTCCCTGCTGCCCAGAATCAGAACGTCTCGCCGCTCCCCCGGCGCCACCAGGAGATCGTCAACCCGCTGCGGTGTGGCCAGGCTGCCCCCATCGGTCGCGATGAGGTGCATCGCGTGGCCTTCGAGGGACAGCCGGTAGAAGCGCGACGCCGAGGCGTTGAGGAACCGAAGCCGAAGCGCGCCCTCCTGCTCGATGGCGTATCGCGGCCGGGACTGGCCGCTGACGGTCACAAGTGCTCCCTCGCGCCCGCCCATCAGTGCTGCCATGCCGGGG from the Vicinamibacterales bacterium genome contains:
- a CDS encoding multicopper oxidase family protein; protein product: MFVTRRAFVGVGAAVGASYLAGRGLPRLAGAPLRSRTESAGRDARLVSAGGRLDVELVASDDWVDLAGERARLWSYNGQVPGPLLEMAPGDELRIRLVNQLEEPTNLHFHGLHVAPDGVADNIFREIAPGEVASYAFRVPEQHPAGLFWLHPHLHGSVARQVALGLAAPLIIRGGLDAVPDVSAAREHVLVLQDFELDWTGRPIDPGMAALMGGREGALVTVSGQSRPRYAIEQEGALRLRFLNASASRFYRLSLEGHAMHLIATDGGSLATPQRVDDLLVAPGERRDVLILGSRETGVYRLMNLPYNRGSAGMMGGTLGARTAFEIASVVYEGRAESQRQVPQALGEVEHLPAARARRTFVLSETMGMVRGRGMGMRFRINGREFDHLRIDDRVRLGDIEEWEYINNTDMDHPMHVHTNPFQRIGADGQPEPAWLDGIVVPARRRERIRIRFTDFVGATVQHCHILDHEDLGMMSTMQIEG